The Acidobacteriaceae bacterium nucleotide sequence GGTGCGCTACCAGTTAGTGCATCTCAGCTTCGGTCCGCAGCAAAGCCTTGGCCTCGACATCGGCATCTTCACTCCCATCGGTGTGCCTGCTGCGCCGGCCATCATCTCGCCTTCGGGCACGCCGCCCGGAGCGACACAGCTTCCTCGCCTGGCGCAGGGAGCGAACCAGGGCAAAAATCAGGACGTGCTTCTCGTCACCGGCCCGATGACCTCGGCTCCAGTCGCCGCAGCCCCCGGAGCGCGTGAAGGGCAGGCTCTTCGCGCAGGCCAGCATGCACGCACGGCAGAAGAGATCGCCACCACGAATCCCGCCATTCTTCACGGCTATGCGTTCGTCACCTTCAACTACAACGACTGCGGCGAAGACACCACGTTGCGCCTCCCCGACGGTAGCTGGGCGTATCGCACAACGCGCTTCTTCCCCGCGTATCCGCAGTACGACTGGGGTCTTCTGCGAGCGTGGGCCTGGGGTGTCTCGCGCATCGTCGACTATCTGGAGACCGATGCCGCCGTGGACAAGACGAAGCTCATCGTCACCGGCGTCTCACGCACCGGCAAGTCCGCGCTCATCGCCGGTGCCTTCGATGAACGCATCGCGATGATTGCACCCGTCGCAAGCTCCGGCGGAGGCACCCCTGCCTACCGCTACAGCGGCCACGGTCGCGGAGGCAAAGAGGGCCTCGACGAGATGGTGCGCAAGTATCCAAACTGGTTTTCCGACCACCTGCACCAGTTCTGGGGGCAGCAGGACAAACTGCCCTTCGACGAACACTGGTTCCTTGCGCTCTGCGCTCCGCGTCCCACCATCTCGCTCGAAGGCACGCACGACCAGAACGTCAACATCAACGGCGTATATCAGAGCTTCCTCGCCGCTCGCCCCGTCTTTGCCTTCCTTCATGCGGAGGACAAACTCGGTGTCAGCTTCGCCAATCGTCCGCACGGCCTGGTGCAGGGAGACTGGGACGCGATGCTCGCGTTCTCTGATAAGTTCCTTCTCCACAAGCCCGTCGACCGCGACTTTTCTACGTTTCCGCCTGAATTGCTAAAGCCTGAACAGTAGAAACGCTGCTCTCGCAAATGGCAGCCCGTCGCGATAGCGTCTGGCTGCCTTTTGCTTTGTGTCGCTTGCCTTCTACGGCTTTGGAGCATCGGCAGGCGCTGCAAGCTTTGAGCCGAACTCTGCCGTTGGATCGTCTTTCTTCCGCCGCTCCGGATCGTCCGCATAACCAGGTGTGGGAGCATCGAGAATCGGCTTGTCTAGTCCGCTCAGCGACACCGTCTGGTGCTTCTCGTCCAGCTCGAAGACGAGAACGCTATTGCGTCCTTTATGAAGCCATGCTCCTGGAAGATATAGCGTGCCCTGCGGACCGATGTTCCAGAACCGGCCAAGCGCTCGGCCGTTGATCCATAGAACTCCCTTGCCCAGCCCACGTACATCAAGGAAGCTGTCTCCCACCGTCTGCAACTCAAACGAGCCCGCACTCATGTGCGGCGCTTGCATCTCTGCAGGCTCTTGCTTGCCCGAAGCGAACGTCATCGGGTCATTCATCGGCAGCGGATAGATCTCCCAGCCTGTCAGCGGCTCTCCATCGAGCGTTGCACCGCGAAGCCCTTTGCGTTCATCACGCATGGCCCGCGTCGAGTTCAGGCGCCCAGTGTTTTCGACCAGGATATCCAGCCGGCTTGCTCCCGTTGTCGTCAGGCTCAGCGAGTGCTGCGCGTAATGCCGATCAAGCGTTCCCACCAGCTTTCCGTCGACGAAGACCTGCGCATAGTCATACAGGTGGTCCAGCACGAGCATCTTCGCGTGAACCGCATGAGGAAGCTCTGTGCGATACAGGATGTAGCCATAAGATTGACCAACCTCTTCCATCGTCAGCGGCAATTTGCTTTTGATCGGAGCTGGCAAATGCTCCCACAGCGAAGCTATGGGACGAACCTCAAACGGCGGAATCGTGATGACGGCTGGAACGGCTGGCAGCGGTAACGGCTTCTCGCCGGTATGCTTCAGAATCTCGTCACGATAGGCAAAGAACTTCGCCGTGGGATGCCCTGCTTCATCAAGTGGAGCGTCGTAGTCGTAACTCGTCACGTTTCCTCGATAACTTCCCGTGCTTCGGCTTGCCCCGGCCATCATCCCGAAGTTCGTGCCTCCGTGGAACATGTAGAGGTTGAACGAAGCATGGTGGCTCAGCATGTACTCCAGGTCGGCAATCTGTGGCGCAAGCGGTCGCGTTTCGTGCGGATGCCCCCACAGGTCGAACCATCCGGGCCAGTACTCTGTCGCAAAAAGCGGCTGTCCCGGACGCGCTTCGGCCAACGTAGTTAGGGCTGCGGGGGCTCTCCCTGTCCCAAAGTTGACGCCGGAGTAGACGCCATCCAGCCCTCCACTGACGAGCGCCTTCGACGGATTCACCGTGTAGAGCAGCGAGCGATTGAAACCCGCTGCGACAAGAATCTCGTAGATGCGTTTGAGATAAGCCTTGTCGTTGGAGAAGTTCCCATACTCGTTCTCCACCTGCGTGGCGAGGATGGGCCCGCCATTCTCTATCTGGTACTTCGCGACCTCCTGCCCAAGACGGTTCAGCCACCTCGTCGTCGGCACCAGAAACGCCGGGTCGTTCGCTCTCAGCGCATGGCTCATCGCCGGGTCTTTCAGCAGCCAGGCAGGGAAGCCACCGAACTCCCACTCCGCGC carries:
- a CDS encoding beta-galactosidase, which codes for MRVRIVACLLLMISFVCTQAQTTKTKHSFRVVGDHFELDGKPFEVIAGELHYARIPRQYWRQRLQMARAMGLNTVATYVFWNVHEPSPGVFDFKGQADLAAFIRLAQEEHLYVLLRAGPYSCAEWEFGGFPAWLLKDPAMSHALRANDPAFLVPTTRWLNRLGQEVAKYQIENGGPILATQVENEYGNFSNDKAYLKRIYEILVAAGFNRSLLYTVNPSKALVSGGLDGVYSGVNFGTGRAPAALTTLAEARPGQPLFATEYWPGWFDLWGHPHETRPLAPQIADLEYMLSHHASFNLYMFHGGTNFGMMAGASRSTGSYRGNVTSYDYDAPLDEAGHPTAKFFAYRDEILKHTGEKPLPLPAVPAVITIPPFEVRPIASLWEHLPAPIKSKLPLTMEEVGQSYGYILYRTELPHAVHAKMLVLDHLYDYAQVFVDGKLVGTLDRHYAQHSLSLTTTGASRLDILVENTGRLNSTRAMRDERKGLRGATLDGEPLTGWEIYPLPMNDPMTFASGKQEPAEMQAPHMSAGSFELQTVGDSFLDVRGLGKGVLWINGRALGRFWNIGPQGTLYLPGAWLHKGRNSVLVFELDEKHQTVSLSGLDKPILDAPTPGYADDPERRKKDDPTAEFGSKLAAPADAPKP
- a CDS encoding alpha/beta hydrolase family protein; translated protein: MNRKKLLAAITVLSTASLAAQTASSVPSRPDPKEIPVPAIKTGMKPMPGPDALPTRTAMPDPLVMNNGQRVRTMKQWQQRRQQIRATLEYYAVGQAPPPPGNVKGRILHEEVVAAGKVRYQLVHLSFGPQQSLGLDIGIFTPIGVPAAPAIISPSGTPPGATQLPRLAQGANQGKNQDVLLVTGPMTSAPVAAAPGAREGQALRAGQHARTAEEIATTNPAILHGYAFVTFNYNDCGEDTTLRLPDGSWAYRTTRFFPAYPQYDWGLLRAWAWGVSRIVDYLETDAAVDKTKLIVTGVSRTGKSALIAGAFDERIAMIAPVASSGGGTPAYRYSGHGRGGKEGLDEMVRKYPNWFSDHLHQFWGQQDKLPFDEHWFLALCAPRPTISLEGTHDQNVNINGVYQSFLAARPVFAFLHAEDKLGVSFANRPHGLVQGDWDAMLAFSDKFLLHKPVDRDFSTFPPELLKPEQ